The following coding sequences are from one Campylobacter sp. RM16187 window:
- the pseI gene encoding pseudaminic acid synthase: MKIGNFDTDKSVFIIAELSANHSGSLETAIQTIKAAKRAGADAIKLQTYTADSLTLNSQKEDFMIRGGLWDGRNLYELYEQAMTPREWHKELFDVASKEGLICFSSPFCKDDVEFLERFNPPAYKIASFEAVDYDFVEYVAKKNRPIIVSTGIATHEEIADIVQICKNAGNSRIALLKCTSSYPAPLNEMNLLNIPTIKDEFGVEVGFSDHTLGIVAPVVAVSLGARIIEKHFILNKDVKSVDDAFSLDEAEFARMAKAVRETEALLGKSKFVSGGENRKFARSLYASKDIKAGEIFSDDNVKSVRPSYGLHPKFKKELIGKTAKRDIKFADKITEKDY; encoded by the coding sequence ATGAAAATAGGAAATTTTGATACGGACAAAAGCGTATTTATCATCGCTGAACTCTCAGCCAACCATTCAGGAAGTTTAGAAACGGCGATTCAAACTATAAAAGCGGCAAAACGTGCCGGAGCAGACGCGATAAAGCTTCAAACATACACCGCTGATAGCCTTACGCTAAATTCTCAAAAAGAGGATTTTATGATACGCGGCGGACTTTGGGATGGGCGAAATTTATACGAGCTTTACGAGCAGGCAATGACTCCTAGAGAGTGGCACAAGGAGCTTTTTGACGTAGCTAGCAAAGAGGGGTTAATCTGCTTTTCAAGCCCGTTTTGTAAAGATGATGTGGAGTTTTTAGAGCGGTTTAATCCGCCTGCTTACAAGATCGCAAGCTTTGAAGCGGTTGATTATGATTTTGTAGAGTATGTGGCGAAGAAAAACAGACCAATCATCGTATCAACAGGCATCGCAACTCACGAAGAGATCGCGGATATCGTGCAAATTTGCAAAAATGCAGGCAATAGCCGGATCGCTCTTTTAAAATGCACTTCAAGCTATCCTGCGCCGTTAAATGAGATGAATTTGTTAAATATACCTACTATAAAAGATGAATTTGGCGTGGAAGTCGGCTTTAGCGATCATACTTTAGGTATCGTTGCGCCAGTTGTTGCGGTGAGTTTAGGTGCGCGTATAATCGAAAAGCATTTCATACTAAACAAAGATGTAAAAAGCGTAGATGACGCATTTTCTCTCGATGAGGCCGAATTTGCGCGGATGGCAAAGGCAGTAAGAGAAACAGAAGCATTGCTTGGCAAAAGCAAATTTGTTTCAGGTGGAGAAAATAGAAAATTCGCTCGCTCGCTTTATGCAAGCAAAGATATAAAAGCGGGAGAAATTTTTAGCGATGATAATGTAAAAAGCGTGCGTCCAAGCTATGGACTTCATCCTAAATTTAAAAAAGAGTTGATAGGTAAAACAGCAAAAAGAGATATAAAATTTGCTGATAAGATAACCGAAAAAGACTACTAA
- a CDS encoding cation:proton antiporter: MQTDGASGLSILIVLAFIIFTSPYFSKILRIPIAPIEIILGSIAGYLGLIGHNDIFHIVSEVGFFYLMFLAGTEVDLKLFFTIDKKILKAGIVYILILYLLSALLTFGFDLNRLFILIIPIMAVGMIFTLFKEYGREEEWLNIGMLIASIGEVISIILLTFVGAYMKFGTGSELLFSIIYLVGFLIFSMIGFKILNVLFWWYPQLKVILMPYYDNSERDIRLCMALFFSIIALMLYLNLEIAFGAFVAGTFIASFFDHKKDLPHKLASFGFGFLVPTFFVYIGSTFKLSAFMIDGVVKDAALIVGVMIGFRIISSFVFLNILGFKKMILYALSHSMPLTLLIAVATIAHKSGDISEEFYFSCILASLTQAIIVTIGIKIIMGYKNKSLKT; this comes from the coding sequence TTGCAAACAGACGGAGCAAGCGGACTTAGCATACTTATTGTTTTAGCATTTATCATATTTACATCACCATATTTTTCAAAAATTCTAAGAATTCCGATCGCTCCTATTGAGATTATTTTAGGCTCTATAGCAGGCTATTTAGGCCTTATAGGTCATAACGACATCTTTCATATAGTTAGCGAAGTAGGATTTTTTTATCTTATGTTTCTTGCGGGCACAGAAGTCGATCTTAAGCTCTTTTTTACTATCGATAAAAAGATTTTAAAAGCCGGAATTGTCTATATTTTGATACTATACCTGCTCTCGGCACTTCTTACCTTTGGATTTGATTTAAACAGATTGTTTATTTTAATTATCCCTATTATGGCAGTCGGCATGATATTTACACTCTTTAAAGAGTACGGCAGAGAAGAAGAGTGGCTAAATATAGGCATGCTAATAGCATCCATAGGAGAGGTTATTAGCATCATCTTGCTTACATTTGTGGGCGCTTATATGAAATTTGGAACAGGTAGCGAACTGCTATTTTCTATCATATATTTAGTAGGATTTTTAATATTTAGTATGATAGGATTTAAAATTTTAAATGTTCTATTCTGGTGGTATCCTCAACTTAAAGTGATCCTGATGCCGTATTACGATAACTCAGAAAGAGATATTAGGCTCTGTATGGCACTATTTTTCAGCATAATCGCTTTGATGCTCTATCTAAATTTAGAGATAGCGTTTGGCGCATTTGTCGCAGGAACCTTTATCGCATCGTTTTTTGATCACAAAAAAGACCTGCCTCACAAACTTGCGAGCTTTGGCTTTGGCTTTTTAGTACCGACTTTCTTCGTGTATATCGGATCTACGTTTAAATTAAGTGCTTTTATGATAGATGGGGTGGTAAAAGATGCGGCTTTGATAGTGGGAGTAATGATAGGATTTAGGATCATTTCTAGCTTTGTATTTTTAAATATCTTAGGCTTTAAAAAAATGATACTTTATGCACTATCTCACTCTATGCCGCTTACTCTTCTCATAGCTGTTGCTACTATAGCTCACAAGTCAGGAGACATTAGCGAGGAATTTTACTTCTCTTGCATACTTGCAAGCCTAACTCAGGCTATAATAGTCACCATAGGTATTAAAATTATTATGGGTTATAAAAATAAAAGTTTAAAAACGTAA
- the pseG gene encoding UDP-2,4-diacetamido-2,4,6-trideoxy-beta-L-altropyranose hydrolase: MSLEKLTNLKTLIRADSSVTIGHGHIRRDLVLANKFKDISFACLELEGSLISEINFRVFTLKTNDLDELISLINTHKFELLIIDHYGISYDDERKIKERTGVKILSFDDEYKEHFSDILLNVNIFAKAKKYENLLPSACEIWCGQEFMLVRDEFYQEKKIKREKIYDIFIALGGTDIQNLSANLALKLLEKNLKIALVTTSANANLKPLKELEKAHKNLSLFVDSNQIAKLMNESKELIISASSLVNETLILGANFTAVQVAKNQEQIYMWLLENGYKAVKSEEICQIL; this comes from the coding sequence ATGAGCCTTGAAAAACTTACGAATTTAAAAACCTTGATAAGAGCCGATAGCTCCGTAACTATCGGGCATGGACACATCAGGCGAGACCTGGTTCTTGCAAACAAATTTAAAGATATCAGCTTTGCTTGCTTAGAGCTTGAGGGCTCACTCATAAGCGAGATAAATTTCCGTGTTTTTACTCTTAAAACAAACGATTTAGATGAACTGATAAGCCTAATAAATACTCATAAATTTGAACTGCTTATCATCGATCATTACGGCATTAGCTATGATGACGAACGAAAGATAAAAGAGCGCACCGGAGTTAAAATTTTAAGCTTTGATGATGAGTATAAAGAGCATTTTAGCGATATCTTGCTAAATGTAAATATCTTTGCAAAGGCAAAAAAATATGAAAATTTGCTGCCTTCCGCTTGTGAAATTTGGTGCGGGCAAGAATTTATGCTTGTGCGAGATGAGTTTTATCAAGAAAAAAAGATAAAAAGAGAGAAAATTTATGATATCTTTATTGCACTTGGCGGAACGGATATACAAAATTTGAGCGCAAATTTAGCCCTTAAACTGCTTGAAAAAAATTTAAAAATCGCCCTTGTGACTACAAGTGCAAATGCGAATTTAAAGCCGCTTAAAGAGCTTGAAAAGGCGCATAAAAATTTAAGCCTGTTTGTTGATTCAAACCAAATTGCAAAGCTAATGAACGAAAGCAAAGAGCTGATAATCTCGGCTAGCTCGCTTGTAAATGAAACTTTAATTTTAGGAGCAAATTTTACCGCCGTGCAGGTTGCAAAAAATCAAGAGCAGATATATATGTGGCTACTTGAAAATGGCTATAAAGCCGTTAAAAGCGAGGAAATATGCCAAATCTTATAA
- a CDS encoding YfcE family phosphodiesterase, whose amino-acid sequence MVKIGLISDTHFRPEIAREVIEILKEHEANLILHAGDIVELETLKDLKNSNLLYAAVLGNNDYHLAKFKEEFELFNEPHIFKFDNLTIKLMHHPKFLSANADIIAFGHTHSFTAVLNNDSLFINPGEICGRKYGNFTFALLCCQDKNFQVFKFIKTPQDEKFNEIEVNLG is encoded by the coding sequence ATGGTAAAAATAGGTCTAATAAGCGATACTCATTTTAGACCGGAAATCGCACGTGAAGTGATTGAGATATTAAAAGAGCACGAAGCAAATTTGATCCTTCATGCCGGAGATATCGTTGAGCTTGAGACGCTAAAGGATCTAAAAAACTCTAATTTGCTTTATGCTGCGGTTTTGGGCAACAACGACTACCATTTGGCTAAATTTAAAGAGGAATTCGAACTATTTAACGAACCTCATATATTTAAATTTGATAATCTAACAATCAAGCTCATGCACCATCCTAAATTTCTATCTGCAAATGCCGATATAATCGCCTTTGGTCACACTCATAGTTTTACGGCGGTGTTAAACAATGATTCTCTTTTCATAAATCCAGGTGAAATTTGCGGACGTAAATATGGGAATTTTACTTTTGCCCTACTTTGCTGCCAAGATAAAAATTTCCAAGTTTTTAAATTTATAAAAACTCCTCAAGATGAAAAATTTAATGAGATTGAAGTAAATTTGGGCTAA
- a CDS encoding biotin synthase, which produces MKTIMLCAICSVSSGNCSEDCGYCTQSAKIKTDIEIYSLKSTEQVVAEAKMAAKNHALGFCLVTSGRGLGKLEGKKVEFIARTARQIKKEIPGLMIIACNGEASYEALKEIKDAGVFSYNHNLETSREFFPKICTTHSWDDRFQTNLNAKRAGLMLCTGGIYGLGESNEDRISFRNSLKELEPFSSPINFFIPHPALPVKQPMLSVQEALKIVRDTKEALPNTRIMIAGGREKILGDRQYEVFDHGAQALVIGDYLTTKGEIASRDIEELKKRGFKFASICH; this is translated from the coding sequence ATGAAAACAATAATGTTATGCGCTATTTGCTCCGTTAGCTCTGGAAACTGTTCAGAGGATTGCGGCTACTGCACGCAAAGTGCTAAAATAAAAACCGACATAGAAATTTACTCATTAAAATCTACGGAGCAGGTAGTCGCCGAGGCAAAAATGGCAGCCAAAAATCATGCATTAGGATTTTGTCTGGTCACATCAGGCAGAGGACTTGGCAAGCTTGAAGGAAAAAAGGTCGAATTTATAGCTCGCACGGCAAGACAAATTAAAAAAGAGATTCCAGGACTAATGATTATAGCTTGCAACGGAGAAGCTAGCTACGAGGCTTTAAAAGAGATAAAAGATGCTGGAGTTTTTAGCTACAACCACAACTTAGAAACATCTCGCGAATTTTTTCCTAAAATTTGCACGACTCACAGCTGGGATGATAGATTTCAAACAAATTTAAATGCAAAAAGAGCCGGCCTTATGCTTTGCACGGGCGGAATTTACGGACTTGGAGAGAGTAACGAGGATAGAATTAGCTTTAGAAACAGCCTAAAAGAGCTTGAGCCATTTTCAAGCCCTATAAATTTCTTTATCCCACACCCCGCCCTACCAGTAAAACAACCTATGCTAAGCGTGCAAGAAGCCTTAAAAATAGTACGAGATACTAAAGAAGCTCTGCCTAATACTCGCATAATGATAGCTGGCGGAAGGGAGAAAATTTTAGGTGATAGACAATACGAGGTCTTTGATCATGGTGCCCAAGCCTTAGTCATAGGAGACTACCTAACAACCAAGGGTGAAATAGCAAGTCGCGACATAGAAGAGCTTAAAAAAAGAGGGTTTAAATTCGCCTCAATCTGCCACTGA
- the pseH gene encoding UDP-4-amino-4,6-dideoxy-N-acetyl-beta-L-altrosamine N-acetyltransferase, with amino-acid sequence MPNLINFTKLTREQKMMVFDWRNDERVAKFMRSKNIALNEHLKFIDSLKSASDKLYFLVEENGEFIGVIDFININDNECEFGLYANPNLKNQGSKLMRIIIDYAFYELKVSRLNSCAYNFNEKAIALYEKFGFEIYDKDEQMSHLRLERANLEVKTI; translated from the coding sequence ATGCCAAATCTTATAAATTTTACCAAGCTTACCAGAGAGCAAAAGATGATGGTTTTTGATTGGCGAAATGATGAGCGAGTGGCAAAATTTATGCGCTCAAAAAACATAGCCTTAAACGAACATCTTAAATTTATCGACAGCTTAAAAAGCGCTTCTGATAAACTTTACTTTTTAGTCGAAGAAAATGGCGAGTTTATCGGTGTGATCGACTTTATAAACATAAATGATAACGAATGCGAATTCGGGCTTTATGCAAATCCAAATTTAAAAAATCAAGGCTCAAAACTCATGCGGATTATAATTGATTACGCGTTTTATGAGCTAAAAGTTAGCAGGTTAAACTCGTGCGCTTATAATTTTAACGAAAAAGCCATTGCGCTTTATGAGAAATTTGGTTTTGAAATTTATGATAAAGATGAACAGATGAGCCATCTAAGGCTTGAAAGAGCAAATTTAGAGGTAAAAACAATATGA
- a CDS encoding motility associated factor glycosyltransferase family protein: MSKKENKDLTLRDLRIKKQESQQKDQIEAQGIQNPILKKNLQALFQQDEILAARLFSMNDQGDYEVFIGKDPIDINIINNKTLKYIYENPVKDIQILLEETEKKYKRYPIMYFYGLGSGIFYKALLRNETHQKIIVVEPSIEIIYIVLNLIDLSSELASEKLVLFYSKFSTYTQFYFIVSKSEFKSYAKLYDLHIHTHFYDQFSDDYKRVNQDLTKAIGQMVVSHGNSIDDTLKGIDQHIKNLPAMITNYAYADIIKKRHKLMDTAIIVATGPSLDKQLKTLKKFAPYATVISVDASYPILAKQGIKPDYVTSIERVEATSSFFKKRYGKFDKDIYFIVASLTHKQTIKNILPSRKLVLTMRPQQSELVFDMKDYGYLGIGHSTANQAYQLAYALGHKNIILIGQDLAFAPDGKSHATGHAFMQDEEHLYTPAYGGNGDVRTTYVWKLFKNQYEKDIEQATKDKITTYNCTEGGARINGAIEKPFLDTIKELTKDKKSKNLPHINIVKESKANKDLLKAYRFITKKIKIQQLVKKKIENTFLDIAPKIDEIIKLKNESKITEKLFDKLIKISNKIDKAKDFIASEKYKKYIETIVQISIFYQELELAKIAVAPSESNIEKVNKLAEWVEIHKYWLFSVAGGLNADIETTKKASKNLIRELKKRSLIEK; encoded by the coding sequence ATGAGTAAAAAAGAGAATAAGGATTTAACACTAAGAGATCTAAGAATCAAAAAACAAGAGTCTCAACAAAAAGATCAAATAGAAGCTCAAGGAATACAAAACCCTATTTTAAAGAAAAATCTTCAAGCTCTATTCCAACAAGACGAGATATTAGCCGCCAGGCTTTTTAGTATGAATGATCAAGGCGATTATGAGGTATTTATAGGAAAAGATCCGATAGATATAAATATCATAAATAATAAAACCTTAAAATATATATATGAAAATCCCGTAAAAGATATTCAAATTTTACTAGAAGAGACGGAAAAAAAGTATAAAAGATATCCTATTATGTATTTTTACGGACTTGGTAGCGGTATCTTTTATAAGGCTCTACTAAGAAACGAAACCCATCAAAAGATCATAGTGGTAGAGCCAAGTATAGAAATAATATATATAGTTTTAAATTTAATTGATCTATCAAGCGAACTTGCGAGCGAGAAATTAGTTCTATTTTATTCGAAATTTTCTACATATACTCAATTTTATTTTATAGTCTCAAAAAGTGAATTTAAATCCTACGCCAAGCTTTATGATTTGCATATACATACACATTTTTATGATCAATTTAGTGATGACTATAAAAGAGTAAATCAAGATCTAACTAAGGCTATAGGTCAAATGGTAGTTTCTCACGGAAATAGTATAGATGATACTTTAAAAGGCATAGACCAGCATATAAAAAATTTACCAGCTATGATAACCAACTACGCTTATGCCGATATAATTAAAAAAAGACATAAGCTTATGGATACTGCTATAATAGTAGCAACCGGACCAAGCTTAGACAAGCAGCTAAAAACACTTAAAAAATTTGCTCCGTACGCTACAGTTATAAGCGTAGATGCATCCTACCCTATACTTGCCAAGCAAGGAATAAAGCCCGATTATGTTACATCTATAGAGCGAGTTGAAGCAACTTCAAGTTTTTTTAAAAAGAGATACGGCAAATTTGATAAAGATATATATTTCATTGTAGCATCTTTAACCCATAAGCAAACTATTAAAAATATCCTACCTTCAAGAAAATTAGTCCTTACTATGAGGCCACAGCAAAGTGAGCTGGTATTTGATATGAAAGACTACGGCTATCTAGGCATAGGGCACTCCACAGCAAACCAAGCTTACCAACTAGCTTATGCTCTAGGGCATAAAAATATAATATTAATCGGGCAAGACTTGGCTTTCGCTCCAGACGGCAAATCACATGCAACAGGACATGCGTTTATGCAAGATGAGGAACATTTATATACTCCTGCATACGGTGGAAACGGAGATGTTCGCACCACTTACGTATGGAAACTTTTTAAAAATCAATACGAAAAGGATATCGAGCAGGCCACAAAAGACAAAATTACGACATATAACTGCACAGAAGGTGGAGCAAGGATAAACGGTGCTATAGAAAAGCCCTTTTTGGATACCATAAAAGAATTAACAAAAGACAAAAAGTCTAAAAATTTACCGCATATAAATATTGTAAAAGAATCAAAAGCAAATAAAGATCTTCTCAAAGCCTACAGGTTTATAACTAAAAAAATAAAGATACAACAACTCGTAAAAAAGAAAATAGAAAACACATTTTTAGATATAGCTCCTAAAATAGACGAGATTATCAAACTAAAAAATGAAAGTAAAATAACAGAAAAGCTATTTGACAAACTAATTAAAATTTCAAACAAAATAGATAAGGCAAAGGATTTTATTGCATCTGAAAAATATAAAAAATACATAGAAACCATAGTTCAAATTTCAATATTTTACCAGGAGCTTGAGCTTGCTAAAATCGCAGTGGCACCAAGTGAGAGTAATATAGAAAAAGTAAATAAACTAGCTGAGTGGGTAGAAATTCACAAATACTGGCTGTTTTCAGTAGCAGGTGGCTTAAATGCCGATATAGAGACTACTAAAAAAGCTTCAAAAAATTTAATAAGAGAGCTTAAAAAACGAAGTCTTATAGAAAAATAG
- a CDS encoding flagellin B gives MSFRINTNVNALNTHANAVGNNRMLSNSLGRLSSGLRIQTAADDASGLAIADSLRAQSSSLGQAIANGNDAIGIIQVADKAMDEQLKILETIKVKATQSAQDGQTRQSRQALQADIVRLMEELDNIGNTTSFNGQQLLNGTFSNKEFQIGAYSNQVVKASIGATTSDKIGLTRFESSKLLSSTEDGLIVSMTFLNVDGVNNVKVAATVISTSMGTGVGALAENINKISDKTGVRATFDTTWVGSKSISGGLVKSLVINGVKIGDLEVKEGDKNNALVNAINTVKDQTGVEASVDTEGRMVLTSRDGRAIHISGGDISGGLGGKRGLSMFVGRLNLVRLDGRDIKMSSGAAGLGLSAAFSKTNASHGGNQQSVALRDIRGQLDKNIAAAMGFQRMSNGIMTSNQAAGVMTLRGAMAVMDIAESAQRTLDFIRSDLGSVQNQLIATVNNITVTQVNVKSAESQIRDVDFAAESANFSKFNILAQSGSYAMSQANAVQQNVLRLLQ, from the coding sequence ATGAGTTTTCGTATTAACACTAACGTAAACGCTCTTAACACACATGCAAACGCAGTCGGTAACAATAGAATGTTATCTAACTCTCTTGGTAGATTAAGCTCAGGCTTAAGAATCCAAACAGCAGCAGACGATGCTTCAGGTCTTGCTATCGCAGATAGCCTTCGCGCTCAATCAAGCTCTTTAGGTCAAGCTATAGCAAACGGAAACGATGCTATCGGTATCATTCAAGTTGCAGATAAGGCTATGGATGAGCAGCTAAAAATTCTTGAGACTATTAAGGTTAAAGCTACTCAATCAGCTCAAGACGGACAAACAAGACAATCTCGTCAAGCGCTTCAAGCCGATATCGTTCGCCTTATGGAAGAGCTTGATAACATCGGTAATACTACATCATTTAACGGTCAACAACTACTCAACGGAACATTCTCTAATAAAGAGTTCCAAATAGGCGCTTACTCAAATCAAGTTGTTAAAGCAAGTATTGGTGCTACAACGTCAGATAAGATCGGTTTAACAAGATTTGAAAGCTCTAAACTTTTAAGCTCTACCGAAGATGGTTTAATAGTAAGTATGACTTTCTTAAACGTTGACGGAGTAAATAACGTTAAAGTCGCAGCCACTGTCATATCTACCAGTATGGGAACAGGTGTGGGTGCTTTAGCTGAAAATATCAACAAAATTTCAGATAAAACAGGAGTTCGTGCTACTTTTGATACTACTTGGGTAGGTAGTAAATCTATATCTGGAGGTTTAGTAAAAAGTCTTGTTATAAACGGAGTAAAAATCGGAGACTTAGAAGTAAAAGAAGGGGATAAAAATAACGCTTTAGTAAATGCTATCAATACCGTAAAAGATCAAACTGGAGTAGAAGCTTCAGTAGATACTGAGGGTAGAATGGTTTTAACTAGCCGCGATGGTCGCGCTATACATATTTCAGGCGGTGATATCAGTGGCGGATTAGGCGGTAAAAGAGGTCTAAGTATGTTCGTAGGACGTCTAAATCTAGTTCGCCTTGATGGACGTGATATCAAGATGAGTTCTGGAGCAGCGGGACTAGGACTATCTGCAGCATTTAGCAAAACAAATGCTAGCCATGGTGGAAATCAACAATCAGTCGCCTTAAGAGACATTAGAGGACAACTAGATAAAAATATAGCTGCCGCTATGGGCTTCCAAAGAATGAGTAATGGAATTATGACATCTAATCAAGCAGCAGGTGTTATGACTCTAAGAGGAGCTATGGCTGTAATGGATATAGCAGAATCTGCTCAACGCACACTTGACTTCATCCGCTCTGACTTAGGTTCTGTTCAAAATCAGTTAATAGCAACAGTTAATAACATAACAGTTACTCAAGTAAACGTAAAATCAGCTGAATCTCAAATCAGAGATGTTGATTTCGCTGCTGAATCAGCTAACTTCTCTAAATTTAACATCCTAGCTCAATCAGGAAGTTATGCAATGAGCCAAGCTAACGCTGTTCAACAAAACGTTCTTAGATTGCTTCAGTAA
- the topA gene encoding type I DNA topoisomerase, with translation MKNLIIVESPAKAKTIKNFLGKDYDVIASKGHIRDLPKTTFGIKIEDEKFTPEYKVSADHSKVVKEIKELAKSADQIYLATDEDREGEAIAYHIAMAIGKKPESLPRIVFHEITKTAINNALNTPRTINMSSVNAQQARRLLDRIVGYKLSPLLNLKIQKGLSAGRVQSAALKIIVDREREIQAFKPIEYYTIDTKFKKDLEAELIKFENQKIEKLTITNPDRAKFIVENLQSDKFKIREIESKERKTEPSPPFMTSTLQQSASNRLGFSPKKTMMIAQNLYEGVETHEGFMGAITYMRTDSLNLAKEAVEAAREIIKSEFGEKYLPSKAKIYATKNKGAQEAHEAIRPTNLSFTPEIAAKFLEKDALKLYTLIYNRFLACQMSASVSQTQNVFVAGNKGEFKISGRKVLFDGFYKAYGDMDKDKILPNLNIGDEMNLQSIASSQHFTEPPSRYSEAGLVKKLESLGIGRPSTYAPTISLLTSRDYVRVEKKQLIPNEIAFTMMGVLEEHFSDIVDSEFTSVMEEKLDSVAEDKVDWQKLLSEFYYPFMEKISSGKTNIKSQKVATPIGEKCPECGGELLMRKGRFGEFIACGNFPKCKYSRNIKSEKEALGTESQDAPKPKKEPKKIDVPCPKCGGDIVERISRRGKFYGCSNYPKCNFVSNYEPVADKCVECGGDMIKKELKKGTFHECTKCKQKVQIEG, from the coding sequence ATGAAAAACTTAATCATCGTAGAGTCGCCCGCCAAGGCAAAAACGATAAAAAATTTTTTAGGCAAAGACTACGATGTCATCGCTAGTAAAGGGCATATTAGAGATCTGCCAAAAACTACATTCGGAATAAAAATAGAGGATGAAAAATTTACTCCCGAATACAAAGTAAGTGCCGATCACTCCAAAGTAGTAAAAGAGATAAAAGAGCTTGCCAAAAGCGCGGATCAAATCTATCTAGCAACCGATGAAGATAGAGAGGGAGAAGCTATAGCCTATCATATCGCAATGGCGATAGGCAAAAAGCCAGAAAGCCTACCTCGAATAGTATTTCACGAGATAACCAAAACTGCTATAAACAATGCTTTAAACACTCCTCGCACGATAAATATGTCAAGCGTAAACGCACAACAAGCCCGTAGACTGCTTGATCGCATAGTGGGTTATAAGCTCTCTCCGCTTTTAAATTTAAAAATCCAAAAAGGACTAAGCGCAGGACGCGTGCAAAGTGCGGCTTTAAAGATAATTGTAGATCGCGAGCGTGAAATTCAGGCGTTTAAACCTATAGAATACTACACGATCGATACGAAATTTAAAAAAGATCTTGAAGCCGAACTCATTAAATTTGAAAACCAAAAGATAGAAAAGCTAACTATAACAAACCCTGATCGCGCAAAATTTATCGTAGAAAATTTACAAAGCGACAAATTTAAAATTCGCGAAATCGAAAGCAAAGAGCGCAAAACCGAGCCAAGCCCGCCATTTATGACCTCAACTCTTCAACAAAGCGCAAGTAACCGCCTTGGATTTAGTCCTAAAAAAACCATGATGATAGCGCAAAATTTATACGAGGGTGTTGAGACTCACGAAGGTTTTATGGGCGCGATAACATATATGAGAACCGATAGCTTAAATTTAGCCAAAGAGGCGGTTGAAGCCGCAAGAGAGATTATTAAAAGCGAATTTGGAGAAAAATATCTGCCAAGCAAGGCTAAAATTTACGCAACCAAAAACAAAGGCGCGCAAGAAGCTCACGAGGCTATACGTCCTACAAATTTAAGCTTTACTCCCGAAATCGCGGCTAAATTTTTAGAAAAAGACGCGCTTAAGCTTTACACTCTCATCTACAACCGATTTTTGGCATGTCAAATGAGCGCAAGCGTGAGCCAAACGCAAAATGTATTTGTAGCCGGAAATAAGGGCGAATTTAAGATAAGCGGACGAAAGGTGCTATTTGACGGCTTTTACAAAGCTTACGGCGATATGGACAAGGATAAAATTTTGCCGAATTTAAATATCGGCGACGAGATGAACTTGCAAAGCATAGCAAGCAGCCAGCACTTCACTGAGCCGCCTAGTCGCTACTCTGAAGCCGGACTTGTTAAAAAGCTTGAAAGCCTTGGTATCGGACGCCCAAGTACCTATGCGCCGACCATCTCACTTCTAACCTCTCGAGACTACGTGAGAGTGGAAAAAAAGCAGCTCATACCAAACGAGATAGCATTTACTATGATGGGCGTGCTTGAAGAGCATTTTAGCGATATAGTAGATAGCGAATTTACCTCGGTTATGGAAGAAAAGCTTGACAGCGTGGCTGAGGATAAGGTTGATTGGCAAAAGCTTTTAAGCGAATTTTACTATCCATTCATGGAAAAAATCTCAAGCGGCAAAACAAACATAAAGAGCCAAAAAGTAGCAACTCCAATCGGCGAAAAATGCCCTGAATGCGGTGGCGAGCTACTTATGAGAAAGGGAAGATTTGGCGAGTTTATAGCGTGCGGAAATTTCCCAAAATGCAAATACTCACGCAATATTAAAAGCGAAAAAGAAGCCTTAGGCACAGAATCGCAAGATGCACCAAAGCCAAAAAAAGAGCCAAAAAAGATAGATGTGCCATGTCCAAAATGCGGAGGCGATATCGTAGAGAGAATAAGTAGGCGAGGGAAATTTTATGGATGCTCTAACTATCCTAAATGCAATTTCGTCTCAAACTACGAACCAGTAGCCGATAAATGCGTTGAGTGTGGCGGAGATATGATCAAAAAAGAGCTAAAAAAAGGAACGTTTCACGAGTGCACTAAGTGTAAGCAAAAGGTGCAGATAGAGGGCTAA